The Anaerolineales bacterium region TTCTGAACTGTCTACTCTAACAACCCCAACACAACCGGCAACAATTGTTTCTTCCGCGAGACCACGCCTTGCGCGTCGCGCGTACCGTCAGTGACTGGAGGATAGGGGAGGTCGTTCAAAATCGGCGGGGCGTTGGATGATACGATGAGCTTGCTCGTGCCGCGCACGATGTCGGTGATGAGCAACATGGCGAAATCGAGTCCGAGTTTATCTTTGATATTGTCCAGCGCTTTGGTGAGCGGCGCGAGGTGTTCGGCGAGTTGCAGAAGGTCTGTCACTTCGGCTTGGGCGATGGCGAATTTGAATCCGCCCGCTTCGTATTGTTTGATGTCGGTGCTGACGATCTCGTTCGGGTCGCGGTTGGAGAGTCCCGCGCCTGCTGAAAGCAAGGCTTTGCCAAACGAATCGATTGTCTCGCCTTTGAGCGGACTCCCGCCCACGAACGCCCAGCGCGCTAACCTTTGGGCGGCGTCTTTGTCTCTCTGTGTCGTGGTGGGAGAGGTCAAGATGAGCGTGTCAGACAAAAGTCCCGCGAGAAGAGCGCCGGCGAGGTTGGGAGGCATGGAGAGTCCGGCTTCCGCTGTCATCTCAGAAACAAGAGTCGAAGTTGAGCCGACGATGTCCACTGTGAATCGAATCGGCGTGTGGGTGTGTGGATTGCCGAGGCGGTGGTGATCCAGAATTTCGAGTAGCTCAGCCTCTTCTAGCGCGGCAATCGCTTGGCGCGGCTCGTTGTGATCGACGAGGATGATTTTGAGGCGAGGTGGGTTGAGGATATCGCGCTGGCGCGCAACGCCGAGATATAAGCCGCTCTCGTCAACGACCCAGTATTCATCGGTTTCGTCGCGCAAGATGCGATTAAGAAAATCACGGATGTGACCGTTGGCGGGGAACTTCGGCACGTTTGTGTCCGCCGCGTCTTTGCATTGAGCGGACATCATCTCGCGCACGGTCGTGTCGCCGGGACGAGGTCCGAGCGTTTGCGTAAAATATTTAAAGAGGCTCAAGCCATTGATGAGCCCGTAGGGTTTTCCATCCTCATTTACAACGGGCGCGAGCCCGCCGGTTTTGCTGGCGAGAGTCCATGCGAGTCCAAGTTGCGATTCAGGGCGAATACTATCGAGTCGTTGCATCACCGAATCGAAGCGCGGCGAGGCGTCGGTGAGCAAGACAGGCGGATCGAGTTTGAGTTGTTTGAGTAACCACGCGGATTGTGGATTCAACGCGCCCGCGCGCGCCGCGACGGCTTCGGCGTTGTCGCGCTCACGCAACAACCACGCGTAGCCCATCGCCGAGGCAATCGAGTCGGTATCCGGGTTAACG contains the following coding sequences:
- a CDS encoding DHH family phosphoesterase; the encoded protein is MANRIYVIGHVNPDTDSIASAMGYAWLLRERDNAEAVAARAGALNPQSAWLLKQLKLDPPVLLTDASPRFDSVMQRLDSIRPESQLGLAWTLASKTGGLAPVVNEDGKPYGLINGLSLFKYFTQTLGPRPGDTTVREMMSAQCKDAADTNVPKFPANGHIRDFLNRILRDETDEYWVVDESGLYLGVARQRDILNPPRLKIILVDHNEPRQAIAALEEAELLEILDHHRLGNPHTHTPIRFTVDIVGSTSTLVSEMTAEAGLSMPPNLAGALLAGLLSDTLILTSPTTTQRDKDAAQRLARWAFVGGSPLKGETIDSFGKALLSAGAGLSNRDPNEIVSTDIKQYEAGGFKFAIAQAEVTDLLQLAEHLAPLTKALDNIKDKLGLDFAMLLITDIVRGTSKLIVSSNAPPILNDLPYPPVTDGTRDAQGVVSRKKQLLPVVLGLLE